The following coding sequences lie in one Pempheris klunzingeri isolate RE-2024b chromosome 13, fPemKlu1.hap1, whole genome shotgun sequence genomic window:
- the LOC139211976 gene encoding 60 kDa lysophospholipase-like yields MAYSSSRKPASLAQALTPPKQDVVELTLQGRIPRILGCLLEVRVLVIYTGGTIGMKLGPGGLVPIPNYLEKYLPKLPIFHDEEYAVKHHVRERYEKDDTLHYHGVLPVAGLTDTMAYTASALSFMCEHLGKPVVLTGSQVPIYDLRNDGRDNLLGALLIAGQYIIPEVCLYFYNKLYRGNRTTKVDAGSFAAFTSPNLRPLAATEIDITVDWDIVLKPSTEKFQVSTKLDRNIGLLRLFPGITAATVRAFLQPPMQGVVLETYGSGNAPDNQKELLDALEEAIKIRHVIIINCTQCLRGTVSASYATGEALKKIGVLAGGDMTPEAGLTKLCYVLAKNELDLDAKKKMMGESLRGEMTPQIADAKLCLSNSRFIQVIAKSLSITCKEELEAIRDALTPPLACAAAKLGELDALEALREMGGKLFLADYDGRTPLHVATCEGHLNVVQYLLTQGATVYAKDRYGDTPLSNAVRFR; encoded by the exons ATGGCATACTCCAGCTCCAGAAAGCCTGCAAGCCTCGCCCAGGCTTTGACTCCGCCGAAACAGGATGTGGTGGAGCTGACCCTCCAAGGAAGGATCCCGAGGATACTTGGTTGCCTCCTCGAGGTCCGAGTCCTGGTCATCTACACCGGAGGGACCATTGGGATGAAACTTGGTCCCGGCG GACTGGTCCCAATACCCAATTATCTTGAGAAGTACCTGCCCAAGTTGCCCATCTTCCATGATGAGGAGTACGCCGTGAAGCACCATGTGCGTGAGCGCTACG AAAAAGATGATACTTTACACTATCATGGAGTACTCCCCGTTGCTGGACTCACAGACACCATGGCTTACACAGCCTCTGCTCTGTCCTTCATGTGTGAACATTTGGGCAAACCAGTCGTTCTCACTGGCTCACAG GTGCCTATCTATGACCTGAGGAACGATGGCAGAGACAACCTGCTGGGGGCGCTGCTGATTGCTGGCCAGTATATCATTCCTGAG gTGTGCCTTTATTTCTACAACAAACTCTACAGAGGGAATCGTACCACCAAAGTGGATGCTGGGAGTTTTGCTGCATTCACCTCTCCTAACCTGCGTCCACTGGCTGCTACTGAAATTGATATTACAG TTGACTGGGATATAGTGCTGAAGCCAAGCACAGAAAAGTTTCAAGTCAGCACTAAACTGGACCGCAACATAGGTCTGCTCAGGCTGTTCCCAGGAatcactgctgctact GTGAGGGCTTTCCTGCAGCCGCCCATGCAGGGTGTGGTCCTGGAGACATACGGCAGTGGAAATGCCCCTGATAACCAGAAAGAACTCTTGGATGCACTGGAGGAAGCTATCAAGATTCGACATGTCATCATAATCAACTGCACCCAGTGTCTGAGGGGGACTGTGTCTGCATCTTACGCCACTGGCGAG GCGTTGAAGAAGATAGGGGTGTTAGCTGGTGGTGACATGACCCCAGAGGCTGGCCTGACGAAGCTGTGCTACGTACTGGCCAAGAATGAGCTTGATCTAGATGCCAAGAAAAAG ATGATGGGTGAGAGCCTGCGAGGTGAGATGACTCCTCAGATAGCGGACGCTAAGCTGTGTCTGAGCAACAGCCGTTTCATCCAGGTCATCGCCAAGTCTCTGAGCATCACCTGCAAGGAG GAGCTGGAAGCCATCCGTGATGCCCTGACTCCCCCACTGGCATGTGCTGCTGCTAAGCTTGGAGAATTAGACGCCTTAGAAGCTCTAAGGGAAATG ggTGGAAAGTTGTTCCTGGCTGACTACGATGGACGTACACCCCTCCATGTTGCCACCTGTGAGGGCCACCTCAATGTGGTGCAGTACCTACTGACTCAAGGCGCTACGGTCTATGCTAAAGATCGCTATGGGGACACACCCCTGTCTAATGCCGTTCGCTTCAGATAA